The following proteins are co-located in the Hevea brasiliensis isolate MT/VB/25A 57/8 chromosome 11, ASM3005281v1, whole genome shotgun sequence genome:
- the LOC110662052 gene encoding copper-transporting ATPase RAN1 encodes MSPSVRDLQLSEVPGDRKSRPLIVAGDEAGDLEDVRLLDSYESPDYSHTIMIDGEGEAEGEEAMKRIQVRVTGMTCAACSNSVESALKSVNGVLRASVALLQNKADVVFNPTLVKDDDIKKAIEDAGFEAEILAEPITFKTKPNGTLLGQFTIGGMTCAACVNSVEGILRDLPGVKRAVVALATSLGEVEYDPTVISKDDIVNAIEDAGFEAALVQSNQQDKIILGVDGIFSEMDVQLLEGVLSTLKGVRQFRYNRMSNELEVHFDPEVVGSRSLVDGIEGGSGLKFKLHVMNPYARMTSKDVEETSTMFWLFISSLFLSIPIFFIRVICPHIPLLYSLLLWRCGPFLMGDWLKWALVSVVQFVIGKRFYVAAGRALRNGSTNMDVLVALGTSASYFYSVCALLYGAASGFWSPTYFETSSMLITFVLLGKYLECLAKGKTSDAIKKLVELAPATALLIVKDKGGRCIGEREIDALLIQPGDTLKVLPGAKVPADGVVVWGSSYVNESMVTGESAPVLKEANSLVIGGTINLHGALQMQATKVGSDAVLNQIISLVETAQMSKAPIQKFADFVASIFVPTVVAMSLLTFLGWYVGGTIGAYPDDWLPENGNYFVFALMFSISVVVIACPCALGLATPTAVMVATGVGANNGVLIKGGDALERAQKIKYVIFDKTGTLTQGKATVTTAKVFTGMDRGEFLKWVASAEASSEHPLAKAIVEYARHFHFFDYPSATEEGQNNSKVSIISGWLLDVSEFNALPGRGVKCFIDGKQVLVGNRKLMNENGITIPTHVENFVVELEESAKTGILVAFDDNLIGVLGVADPLKREAAIVIEGLQKMGVKPVMVTGDNWRTARAVAQEVGIQDVRAEVLPAGKAEVIHSFQKDGSVVAMVGDGINDSPALAAADVGMAIGAGTDIAIEAADYVLMRNNLEDVITAIDLSRKTLSRIRWNYIFAMAYNVIAIPVAAGVFFPILGIQLPPWAAGACMALSSVSVVCSSLLLRRYKTPRLTTILEITVE; translated from the exons ATGTCGCCGAGCGTAAGAGACCTGCAGCTGTCCGAGGTCCCCGGCGATAGGAAATCACGTCCGTTGATCGTGGCGGGAGATGAAGCTGGCGACCTCGAAGACGTTAGGCTCCTTGACTCCTATGAAAGCCCGGATTATTCGCATACAATTATGATTGACGGGGAAGGAGAAGCAGAAGGAGAAGAAGCGATGAAGAGGATTCAGGTCAGAGTTACGGGGATGACCTGTGCTGCCTGCTCTAATTCCGTGGAATCAGCTCTCAAGAGCGTCAATGGGGTTTTGAGAGCctctgttgccttgcttcaaaaTAAGGCTGATGTCGTGTTTAACCCTACTTTGGTTAAG GATGATGACATCAAGAAAGCAATTGAGGATGCAGGCTTTGAGGCTGAGATTCTAGCTGAACCCATTACATTTAAAACAAAGCCAAATGGAACTCTTTTGGGGCAGTTCACAATAGGGGGTATGACGTGTGCAGCCTGTGTGAACTCAGTTGAAGGTATTTTGAGAGATCTTCCTGGAGTCAAAAGGGCAGTAGTGGCCTTGGCTACTTCTTTAGGTGAAGTTGAGTATGATCCTACTGTAATTAGTAAAGATGATATAGTGAATGCAATTGAAGATGCTGGTTTTGAAGCTGCACTTGTACAGAGTAATCAGCAGGACAAAATCATACTAGGAGTTGATGGGATATTCAGTGAGATGGATGTACAGCTTTTAGAAGGAGTGCTTAGCACATTAAAAGGGGTACGGCAGTTTCGTTACAACAGGATGTCCAATGAGCTAGAAGTTCACTTTGACCCTGAAGTTGTTGGTTCTAGATCATTGGTTGATGGGATTGAGGGAGGAAGTGGTCTGAAGTTTAAATTACATGTTATGAACCCTTATGCAAGAATGACTTCTAAAGATGTTGAAGAAACCTCCACTATGTTTTGGCTATTCATTTCCAGTCTGTTTCTTAGT ATTCCTATATTTTTCATACGAGTTATATGCCCTCACATTCCACTTCTATATTCTTTGCTTCTCTGGAGATGTGGACCCTTCCTTATGGGTGATTGGTTAAAGTGGGCATTAGTGAGTGTGGTTCAGTTTGTAATTGGGAAGCGCTTCTATGTAGCAGCTGGTAGAGCCCTTCGAAATGGTTCAACCAACATGGATGTTTTAGTTGCACTAGGGACTTCAGCCTCATACTTCTACTCAGTTTGTGCACTGCTATATGGTGCGGCTTCTGGATTCTGGTCTCCAACATACTTTGAAACAAGTTCCATGCTGATAACATTTGTACTGTTGGGGAAGTATTTGGAGTGTCTTGCAAAGGGAAAAACATCAGATGCCATAAAGAAGTTAGTAGAACTTGCACCAGCAACGGCGCTTCTGATTGTCAAAGACAAAG GTGGAAGGTGCATTGGGGAAAGGGAAATAGATGCCTTACTAATTCAGCCTGGTGACACATTAAAAGTTCTTCCTGGTGCCAAAGTTCCTGCTGATGGTGTTGTTGTATGGGGTTCAAGTTATGTTAATGAAAGTATGGTAACTGGTGAATCTGCACCTGTTTTGAAGGAGGCTAATTCATTGGTTATTGGAGGTACAATAAATTTGCATGGTGCTCTTCAAATGCAGGCTACCAAAGTAGGATCTGATGCAGTTTTGAACCAGATAATTAGTTTGGTTGAGACAGCCCAAATGTCCAAAGCTCCAATTCAGAAATTTGCAGATTTT GTGGCGAGCATTTTTGTTCCTACTGTTGTTGCTATGTCTTTGTTGACATTTTTGGGTTG GTATGTTGGTGGAACTATAGGTGCTTATCCAGATGATTGGCTACCAGAAAATGGCAATTACTTTGTTTTTGCCCTCATGTTTTCAATTTCAGTGGTGGTAATTGCATGTCCGTGCGCTCTTGGCTTGGCAACACCAACTGCTGTCATGGTTGCAACTGGGGTTGGGGCTAACAACGGTGTACTGATAAAAGGAGGAGATGCTTTGGAAAGAGCTCAGAAGATCAAGTATGTCATATTTGATAAAACGGGCACTCTAACCCAGGGGAAAGCCACAGTTACTACTGCAAAGGTTTTCACTGGAATGGATCGTGGAGAATTCCTCAAATGGGTGGCATCTGCAGAG GCTAGCAGTGAACATCCATTGGCAAAAGCAATAGTGGAATATGCACGCCATTTCCATTTCTTTGATTACCCTTCTGCAACTGAGGAGGGCCAAAACAACAGCAAAGTGTCCATAATCTCTGGATGGCTTCTTGATGTCTCAGAATTCAATGCTCTTCCAGGAAGAGGGGTCAAGTGCTTTATTGATGGAAAACAAGTTTTG GTTGGCAATCGGAAgctgatgaatgaaaatggaatcaCCATCCCAACACATGTAGAAAATTTTGTAGTAGAACTTGAAGAAAGTGCAAAGACAGGCATACTTGTTGCATTTGATGACAACTTGATAGGTGTCTTGGGGGTTGCAGACCCACTAAAGAGAGAAGCTGCTATAGTCATAGAAGGTCTTCAAAAAATGGGTGTCAAACCAGTCATGGTGACGGGAGATAATTGGAGAACAGCTCGTGCTGTTGCCCAAGAG GTAGGCATTCAAGATGTGAGGGCTGAAGTATTGCCAGCGGGAAAGGCTGAAGTCATTCACTCATTTCAGAAGGATGGAAGTGTAGTAGCAATGGTGGGTGATGGTATCAATGACTCTCCAGCCTTAGCTGCTGCTGATGTTGGGATGGCAATTGGGGCAGGAACGGACATCGCTATAGAAGCTGCAGACTATGTCTTGATGAGGAATAACTTAGAAGACGTAATCACAGCCATTGATCTTTCAAGGAAAACTCTCTCTCGCATTCGATGGAATTATATTTTTGCAATGGCATATAACGTGATAGCAATACCTGTTGCTGCTGGAGTTTTCTTTCCAATACTAGGGATCCAGTTGCCGCCATGGGCAGCTGGTGCTTGCATGGCTCTCTCATCTGTAAGTGTTGTATGTTCATCTTTACTTCTCAGAAGATACAAAACACCCAGACTTACAACGATATTAGAAATAACTGTGGAATAG